In one Kitasatospora cineracea genomic region, the following are encoded:
- a CDS encoding M20/M25/M40 family metallo-hydrolase — protein MVVELSQDERELLLELLRLPTAGPLETGPGTPLPLLPEALDVYARAAAGRGLVELYRGATGRDELAVEGVPLTVRQAGDEVPGFLECQPSLVLRLGPELPRAATVMFNVHLDTVAGPEPVGFDGRRFTGRGAIDAKGPAVALLAGIRAAVAAEPRVGREVGVLVQAVSGEEGGAMGVFGTRPLVGAGYVGALNVFCEPTGLRYLPRATAAATARLRVRGEDAIDDCPDAGHNATVLLGFLAQYLARELGRRPGPRDPVCVAGLGTGPLHNRVYGSGELLLNLPYRDAGSGRRAVAAVEAAVRSGLDAFRREFAELPEFARTAADCARITRLDWPKRGLPVLDNRHPEFEDLLSRRAGIPRMPDAEPAFTCDAIWTADLPDDAFTVVLGPGDLGANRAHAAGEFAEAAQLDAFASAVARLLVAFARHRHHS, from the coding sequence ATGGTCGTTGAACTCTCGCAGGACGAGCGCGAGTTGCTGCTCGAACTGCTGCGCCTGCCCACCGCCGGCCCGCTGGAGACCGGACCCGGAACGCCGCTGCCGCTGCTGCCCGAGGCGCTGGACGTGTACGCGCGGGCGGCGGCCGGTCGCGGACTGGTGGAGTTGTACCGCGGCGCGACCGGACGGGACGAACTGGCGGTTGAGGGGGTGCCGTTGACGGTACGTCAGGCCGGGGACGAGGTGCCCGGGTTCCTGGAGTGCCAGCCGAGCCTGGTGCTGCGACTGGGTCCGGAGCTGCCCCGGGCGGCGACGGTGATGTTCAACGTGCACCTGGACACGGTGGCCGGGCCGGAGCCGGTGGGGTTCGACGGGCGGCGGTTCACCGGGCGGGGCGCGATCGACGCCAAGGGCCCGGCGGTGGCGCTGCTGGCCGGGATCCGGGCGGCGGTGGCGGCGGAGCCCCGGGTGGGCCGCGAGGTCGGGGTGCTGGTGCAGGCGGTGTCCGGCGAGGAGGGCGGCGCGATGGGCGTGTTCGGCACCCGTCCGCTGGTCGGGGCCGGGTACGTGGGTGCGCTGAACGTGTTCTGCGAGCCGACCGGCCTGCGCTACCTGCCCCGGGCCACCGCCGCCGCCACCGCCCGGCTGCGGGTGCGCGGCGAGGACGCGATCGACGACTGTCCGGACGCGGGCCACAACGCGACGGTGCTGCTCGGCTTCCTCGCCCAGTACCTGGCCCGGGAGTTGGGCCGCCGGCCCGGTCCGCGCGACCCGGTCTGCGTGGCGGGCCTGGGCACCGGCCCGCTGCACAACCGGGTCTACGGCAGCGGCGAGCTGCTGCTCAACCTCCCCTACCGGGACGCGGGTTCGGGCCGCCGGGCGGTGGCCGCGGTGGAGGCGGCGGTCCGCTCCGGGCTGGACGCGTTCCGCCGCGAGTTCGCCGAGCTGCCGGAGTTCGCCCGGACGGCCGCCGACTGCGCCCGGATCACCCGGCTGGACTGGCCCAAGCGCGGCCTGCCCGTCCTGGACAACCGGCATCCGGAGTTCGAGGACCTGCTGTCCCGGCGGGCCGGCATCCCCCGGATGCCGGACGCGGAACCGGCGTTCACCTGCGACGCGATCTGGACGGCCGACCTGCCGGACGACGCGTTCACCGTGGTGCTCGGCCCCGGCGACCTGGGCGCCAACCGGGCGCACGCGGCGGGCGAGTTCGCCGAGGCGGCCCAACTCGACGCCTTCGCCTCGGCGGTGGCCCGGCTGCTGGTGGCCTTCGCCCGCCACCGCCACCACTCTTGA
- a CDS encoding DegT/DnrJ/EryC1/StrS family aminotransferase codes for MGATTSPGVSFFTQAETFESLWPTTRRHLDELMDRGKYSHGPKVEELEAALAAWTGARHVIGVNSGTDALVLLLRAAGLRPGDEVIVPAYSFVASATSVVLAGGRPVFADIDPVTYSLDPASVEAVRTDRTRMVMPVHLFHQLADLRALLAVADRHGLTVVEDSAEAFGMRWDGVHAGLHGAGGVLSFFPTKTLGAIGDAGAVLTDDPALAEAVSAMRHHGRTGRTLDDFPTINRPTELLGTNSKMDDIQAAVLLAKLGRADQDIARRATLAARYTERLTGTPGLTLPTVVDRDAATDPVWYVYLIESDHRDGLADHLARHGVQTETYYPTPLHLQPCFAELGHRPGEFPHAEAACGRALALPLYPDLADHQLDLVSDLVRDFQHGKQR; via the coding sequence ATGGGTGCCACCACCTCCCCGGGCGTCTCCTTCTTCACCCAGGCCGAGACCTTCGAATCGCTCTGGCCCACCACCCGGCGCCACCTCGACGAACTCATGGACCGCGGCAAGTACTCGCACGGCCCGAAGGTCGAAGAACTCGAAGCCGCCCTCGCCGCCTGGACCGGCGCCCGGCACGTGATCGGCGTCAACAGCGGCACCGACGCCCTGGTCCTGCTGCTGCGCGCGGCCGGCCTGCGCCCCGGCGACGAGGTGATCGTCCCCGCCTACTCCTTCGTCGCCTCCGCGACCTCGGTGGTGCTGGCCGGCGGCCGCCCGGTCTTCGCCGACATCGACCCGGTCACGTACAGCCTCGACCCGGCGAGCGTCGAAGCCGTCCGCACCGACCGCACCCGGATGGTCATGCCGGTCCACCTGTTCCACCAACTCGCCGACCTGCGCGCCCTGCTGGCCGTCGCCGACCGGCACGGCCTGACCGTCGTCGAGGACAGCGCCGAGGCGTTCGGCATGCGCTGGGACGGCGTCCACGCCGGACTGCACGGCGCCGGCGGCGTGCTCTCCTTCTTCCCCACCAAGACCCTCGGCGCGATCGGCGACGCCGGCGCCGTCCTCACCGACGACCCCGCCCTCGCCGAAGCCGTCTCCGCGATGCGCCACCACGGCCGCACCGGCCGCACCCTGGACGACTTCCCCACCATCAACCGCCCCACCGAACTCCTCGGCACCAACAGCAAGATGGACGACATCCAGGCCGCCGTCCTGCTCGCCAAACTCGGCCGCGCCGACCAGGACATCGCCCGCCGCGCCACCCTCGCCGCCCGCTACACCGAACGCCTGACCGGCACCCCCGGCCTCACCCTGCCCACCGTCGTCGACCGGGACGCCGCGACCGACCCCGTCTGGTACGTCTACCTGATCGAGTCCGACCACCGCGACGGACTCGCCGACCACCTCGCCCGGCACGGCGTCCAGACCGAGACCTACTACCCGACGCCGCTGCACCTCCAGCCCTGCTTCGCCGAACTCGGCCACCGACCCGGCGAGTTCCCGCACGCCGAAGCCGCCTGCGGCCGCGCCCTCGCCCTCCCGCTCTACCCCGACCTCGCCGACCACCAACTGGACCTGGTCAGCGACCTGGTCCGCGACTTCCAGCACGGAAAGCAGCGCTGA
- a CDS encoding class I SAM-dependent methyltransferase has protein sequence MGGAVREAGGSYLFDNGSAHAAGQHRCLAAWLDPISVGRLRAGGVGPGMRCLDVGAGAGSVAAWLAEQVAPGGSVVATDLAPLPVPSRPGLAVRQHDVVRDPLPEEAFDLVHVRLVLSHLPEREAVLARLFAALRPGGVLHLLEFDAEYAPVLTVPDERARELYERYQRAKLRAFRARGSHQGWGRECAGALVRAGFVEVEAEARIDTLAPGTPQLEMQLHNTWHLREALLREGLAEDELAELRGLFGDPRFRACSNVVYAVRGRRPRVAGRWRP, from the coding sequence ATGGGCGGGGCGGTGCGGGAGGCCGGGGGGTCGTACCTGTTCGACAACGGGAGTGCGCACGCGGCCGGGCAGCACCGGTGCCTGGCGGCGTGGCTCGACCCGATCAGTGTCGGCCGGCTGCGGGCGGGCGGGGTCGGGCCCGGGATGCGGTGCCTGGACGTGGGCGCCGGGGCGGGGAGCGTCGCGGCCTGGCTGGCCGAGCAGGTCGCGCCCGGGGGCTCGGTGGTGGCCACGGACCTGGCGCCGCTGCCGGTGCCCTCCCGGCCCGGGCTGGCGGTGCGCCAGCACGACGTGGTGCGGGACCCGCTGCCCGAGGAGGCGTTCGACCTGGTGCACGTCCGGCTGGTGCTGTCCCACCTGCCGGAGCGGGAGGCGGTGCTGGCGCGGCTGTTCGCCGCGCTGCGGCCCGGCGGGGTGCTGCACCTGCTGGAGTTCGACGCCGAGTACGCGCCGGTGCTCACCGTCCCCGACGAGCGGGCCCGGGAGCTGTACGAGCGGTACCAGCGGGCGAAGTTGCGGGCCTTCCGGGCCCGCGGTTCGCACCAGGGGTGGGGGCGGGAGTGCGCCGGTGCGCTGGTGCGGGCCGGGTTCGTCGAGGTGGAGGCGGAGGCCCGGATCGACACGCTCGCCCCCGGGACGCCGCAGCTGGAGATGCAGCTGCACAACACCTGGCACCTGCGGGAGGCGCTGCTGCGGGAGGGGCTGGCGGAGGACGAACTCGCCGAGCTGCGCGGGCTGTTCGGCGACCCGCGGTTCCGGGCCTGCTCGAACGTGGTGTACGCGGTGCGCGGGCGGCGGCCGCGAGTGGCGGGCCGGTGGCGGCCGTGA
- a CDS encoding CoA transferase, whose translation MAAVSGARAAAAGGGPGLLAALRPVVAREVAAGLLRGCGVGVVEGELLEVGGELGCRISWAGPLGLAVGSEADVQAACGVMHVHGRRYGAPTPLRVDFASVAAGVLAATGALAALRARRFGAAYREVGVSVAQAALFGLAQYLAAATAPGQECAEPSGAGGPPFVAADGVRFELEALAADGWLRFWSELGVGRRVVGLAWLPFQARYGTASCPLPEELFAATRAVGYRRLVRVAAECGVELTVVAARPAVLGGMPWRLRAGGVAGPERGRELGSGEGPLGGVRVVEIARRVQGPVAGRVLALLGAEVVRVEPVGGDPLRGVPPMTVAGGGGVAGGGVAVSARFAALNRGKGVLEADLRSAEGRSAVRELLRRSDVLLHSLAPAKVAGLGLDAAAVAALRPGLVYAQASGGGPGLSTDYPVQAHSGLAALLAPDGLPPRPTLLTVCDVLGGLVCAAGTVAALEARERTGRAQRVESSLLSAARLLCGAANRAGGAVGAGGEGGVAVCTDLAVLARDPRVAAALEFGADGCAFVRAPWEFGT comes from the coding sequence GTGGCGGCCGTGAGTGGTGCGCGGGCGGCGGCCGCGGGTGGCGGGCCGGGCCTGCTTGCGGCGCTGCGGCCGGTGGTGGCGCGGGAGGTGGCGGCCGGGCTGTTGCGCGGGTGCGGGGTGGGCGTGGTGGAGGGGGAACTGCTGGAGGTGGGCGGCGAGTTGGGCTGCCGGATCTCCTGGGCCGGGCCGTTGGGGCTGGCGGTCGGCAGCGAGGCGGACGTCCAGGCGGCGTGCGGGGTGATGCACGTGCACGGCCGGCGGTACGGGGCGCCGACGCCGCTGCGGGTGGACTTCGCGTCGGTGGCGGCCGGGGTGCTGGCCGCGACGGGTGCGCTGGCGGCGCTGCGGGCGCGGCGGTTCGGGGCGGCGTACCGGGAGGTGGGGGTCTCGGTGGCGCAGGCCGCGCTGTTCGGGCTGGCGCAGTACCTGGCCGCGGCGACCGCCCCGGGCCAGGAGTGCGCGGAGCCGTCCGGGGCGGGCGGGCCGCCGTTCGTCGCGGCGGACGGGGTCCGGTTCGAGCTGGAGGCCCTGGCGGCGGACGGCTGGCTGCGGTTCTGGTCCGAACTCGGCGTCGGACGACGGGTGGTGGGCCTGGCCTGGCTGCCGTTCCAGGCCCGGTACGGGACGGCTTCCTGCCCGCTGCCCGAGGAGCTGTTCGCGGCGACGCGGGCGGTCGGCTACCGGCGGCTGGTGCGGGTCGCGGCCGAGTGCGGGGTGGAGTTGACGGTGGTGGCGGCGCGACCGGCCGTCCTGGGCGGGATGCCGTGGCGGCTGCGGGCGGGCGGGGTCGCGGGGCCGGAACGAGGACGTGAACTCGGCTCCGGGGAGGGGCCGTTGGGCGGGGTCCGGGTGGTGGAGATCGCCCGGCGGGTGCAAGGGCCGGTGGCCGGACGGGTGTTGGCGCTGCTGGGGGCCGAGGTCGTGCGGGTCGAGCCGGTGGGCGGGGACCCGCTGCGCGGGGTGCCGCCGATGACGGTGGCGGGTGGCGGCGGGGTGGCGGGTGGCGGGGTGGCGGTGTCAGCGCGGTTCGCGGCGCTCAACCGCGGCAAGGGGGTGCTGGAGGCGGACCTGCGCAGTGCGGAAGGGCGGTCTGCGGTACGGGAGTTGCTGCGGAGGTCGGACGTGCTGCTGCACAGCCTGGCGCCCGCGAAGGTCGCCGGACTGGGGCTGGACGCCGCGGCGGTCGCCGCGCTGCGCCCCGGCCTGGTGTACGCCCAGGCCAGCGGCGGCGGGCCCGGGCTGAGCACCGACTACCCCGTGCAGGCGCACTCCGGCCTGGCCGCGCTGCTGGCGCCGGACGGGCTGCCGCCGCGGCCCACCCTGCTGACCGTCTGCGACGTGCTGGGCGGGCTGGTCTGCGCGGCGGGGACGGTGGCGGCCCTGGAGGCCCGCGAGCGGACCGGGCGGGCGCAGCGCGTCGAGTCCTCGCTGCTGTCGGCGGCGCGGCTGCTGTGCGGGGCGGCGAACCGGGCGGGCGGGGCGGTCGGGGCGGGTGGCGAGGGCGGGGTGGCGGTGTGCACGGATCTGGCCGTCCTGGCGCGGGACCCGCGGGTGGCGGCGGCGCTGGAGTTCGGGGCGGACGGGTGTGCGTTCGTCCGCGCGCCGTGGGAGTTCGGGACGTGA
- a CDS encoding sugar phosphate isomerase/epimerase family protein: MSALRKGGRARRRRANRTPVARRPADRSGGTAAQLGGTADRSGGTAVRFGGIGDEAAPDLAGQLDALEQLGWRELELRTVDGVWIADMPARQVTALARTLRRRGVRVCGIASRVGNWASDITDDHRREDLELEALALRAAVLGTTRIRVMSYPNGTGLPEPEWRRRVLARLRGVAAGAHRGGRLALHENCAGWAGSSAEKALDLIASVDSPGLRLLHDTGNGIAYGYDGFELLRRTAGHVDHVHIKDAVGGGPDTRYVLPGAGDARLAESLRLLTARGWRGVWSLEPHLATRPHEGLAADGRTDSGFVAAGRALTALVEREVLPHSPGWRLVPGGLAQDLPTPRPVPRPASRPAGAGPDAGARAGTDERAAREEAVTDAR, encoded by the coding sequence GTGAGCGCCCTCCGCAAGGGCGGCCGGGCCAGGCGGCGGCGGGCGAACCGGACGCCGGTGGCCCGGCGACCGGCCGACCGGTCCGGCGGGACGGCTGCCCAGCTCGGCGGGACGGCCGACCGGTCCGGCGGGACGGCCGTCCGGTTCGGCGGGATCGGCGACGAGGCCGCGCCCGACCTGGCCGGACAGCTCGACGCGCTGGAGCAACTCGGCTGGCGCGAACTGGAGTTGCGGACGGTGGACGGCGTCTGGATCGCCGATATGCCGGCCCGGCAGGTCACCGCCCTCGCCCGCACCCTGCGCCGGCGGGGCGTCCGGGTCTGCGGCATCGCCTCCCGGGTCGGCAACTGGGCCTCCGACATCACCGACGACCACCGCCGGGAGGACCTGGAGCTGGAGGCGCTCGCCCTCCGCGCCGCCGTGCTCGGCACCACCCGGATCCGGGTGATGTCCTACCCCAACGGCACCGGCCTGCCGGAGCCCGAGTGGCGCCGCCGGGTGCTGGCCCGACTGCGCGGCGTCGCGGCCGGCGCGCACCGCGGCGGGCGGCTCGCGCTGCACGAGAACTGCGCGGGCTGGGCCGGGAGTTCGGCCGAGAAGGCCCTCGACCTGATCGCCTCGGTGGACAGCCCCGGACTGCGCCTGCTGCACGACACCGGCAACGGGATCGCGTACGGCTACGACGGGTTCGAGCTGCTGCGCCGGACCGCCGGACACGTCGACCACGTACACATCAAGGACGCCGTCGGCGGCGGCCCCGACACCCGGTACGTGCTGCCCGGCGCCGGCGACGCCCGACTCGCCGAATCCCTGCGGCTGCTGACCGCGCGCGGCTGGCGCGGGGTGTGGTCGCTGGAGCCGCACCTGGCCACCCGGCCGCACGAGGGCCTGGCGGCGGACGGCCGCACCGACAGCGGATTCGTCGCCGCCGGACGGGCGTTGACCGCCCTGGTGGAGCGCGAGGTGCTGCCGCACTCCCCCGGCTGGCGCCTCGTCCCGGGCGGGCTGGCACAGGACCTTCCAACGCCCCGACCGGTGCCCCGACCGGCGTCCCGACCTGCGGGCGCGGGCCCGGACGCGGGGGCGAGGGCGGGGACGGACGAGCGGGCGGCTCGGGAGGAGGCGGTGACCGATGCCCGGTGA
- a CDS encoding Ldh family oxidoreductase: MTTVASAPSAAGTVRVPYADLIRFTTEVFTAHRLPPERARAAAEALCYGDAAGMDSHGLANLGRLYLPLLAEGRADPLAEPEVVADRGAAVLVDAGGALGLWQAGAAMELAAERAERHGIGLVSVRRATHFGCAGHHAARVTGRGMIGLLASNCGRQRIARPPGGAVALLGTNPWSVAAPAGELPPYVLDMSTTAVPTGRVRAAERAGRPIPEGWLAGPDGRPVTDPGAFDRGEAHLLWLGSGSGGEFKGFGLGLMVEVLAALLPGAGLGPEPAALDGDGRPSGRDDDIGIFALAIAPATLRDAEQVALDARTLFGTVLDCPPSVGSSGPVAYPGWHEARRTAESHRDGVPLAAPLLSELAGIAEQFGIRPVAGAEAGR; the protein is encoded by the coding sequence GTGACCACCGTGGCGTCCGCGCCCAGTGCCGCCGGCACCGTCCGCGTCCCGTACGCCGATCTGATCCGTTTCACCACCGAGGTGTTCACCGCGCACCGGTTGCCGCCCGAGCGGGCCCGGGCGGCGGCGGAGGCGCTGTGCTACGGCGACGCCGCCGGGATGGACTCGCACGGGCTGGCCAACCTGGGGCGGCTCTACCTGCCGCTGCTGGCGGAGGGCCGGGCCGATCCGCTGGCGGAGCCGGAGGTGGTGGCGGACCGGGGCGCGGCGGTGCTGGTGGACGCGGGCGGGGCGCTCGGGCTGTGGCAGGCCGGGGCCGCGATGGAGCTGGCCGCGGAGCGGGCCGAGCGGCACGGGATCGGGCTGGTGTCGGTGCGCCGGGCCACCCACTTCGGCTGTGCGGGGCACCACGCGGCGCGGGTGACCGGCCGCGGGATGATCGGGCTGCTGGCGTCGAACTGCGGTCGGCAGCGGATCGCCCGGCCGCCGGGCGGTGCGGTGGCGCTGCTGGGCACGAACCCGTGGAGCGTGGCCGCTCCGGCGGGTGAACTGCCGCCGTACGTCCTGGACATGAGCACCACGGCGGTGCCGACCGGCCGGGTCCGGGCGGCGGAGCGGGCGGGCCGGCCGATCCCGGAGGGGTGGCTGGCGGGGCCGGACGGGCGGCCGGTGACCGATCCGGGCGCGTTCGACCGGGGCGAGGCGCACCTGCTGTGGCTGGGGTCCGGTTCGGGCGGCGAGTTCAAGGGCTTCGGGCTGGGCCTGATGGTGGAGGTGCTGGCCGCGCTGCTGCCGGGGGCGGGCCTGGGCCCGGAGCCGGCCGCGCTGGACGGCGACGGCCGGCCGTCCGGGCGGGACGACGACATCGGCATCTTCGCGCTGGCGATCGCCCCGGCGACGCTGCGGGACGCCGAGCAAGTGGCCCTGGACGCCCGGACCTTGTTCGGGACGGTGCTGGACTGCCCGCCCTCGGTGGGGAGTTCGGGCCCGGTGGCGTACCCGGGCTGGCACGAGGCCCGGCGGACCGCCGAGTCGCACCGCGACGGGGTGCCGCTGGCCGCCCCGCTGCTGTCCGAACTGGCGGGCATCGCGGAGCAGTTCGGCATCCGCCCGGTGGCGGGGGCGGAGGCCGGACGGTGA
- a CDS encoding class I adenylate-forming enzyme family protein: protein MEFPDRVGRGLREEWVQRGWCPGRGLYELFEERVAAHGGRVAVVDGDGELSYAELGRQVRGLAAGLAARGVRPGSVVGVKVPAGRRALAVDLAVAALGAVVLPCTPGHGRRDLLAVWGTARVDAVVTVPEWKALVDGLRPELPDLHEVVVLGAEPWPEQPGWAPAAVDAEAPARILLSSGSEAVPKLIAYSHNALAGGRGRYVERVLGTVDGAPPRVLLLVSPATAYGSLAVVALVRCGATVLLPDGDRFDPAEAVAAVGRWRPTHLAAVPTMLRRMAEQLPLPGEDLSSLQAVVSSAAALSPAVLGAALRRFGCPVVNVYGASDGLNCHARWTDPDGDVLRVGRPDPAVAEFRVCGPDGRPVPAGVPGELQARGPMTPLCHVGEPELDARLRVDGGWVRSGDRGVLEPDGSLRVLARIKQMVNRGGVSISTAEVERLLEGHPEVVEAVCVPVPDPDLGERMCVCAVPRGDGLTLGELTVFLVELCGLERYKLPERLVLLEQLPVGASGKPDRRVIAELAAAAGRETEAVEAVEAVG, encoded by the coding sequence GTGGAGTTTCCCGACCGGGTGGGGCGGGGGCTGCGGGAGGAGTGGGTGCAGCGGGGATGGTGTCCGGGGCGGGGGCTGTACGAGTTGTTCGAGGAGCGGGTGGCGGCGCACGGCGGGCGGGTGGCGGTGGTCGACGGGGACGGGGAGCTCTCGTACGCGGAACTCGGTCGGCAGGTAAGGGGGTTGGCGGCCGGGTTGGCGGCGCGGGGGGTGCGGCCGGGGTCGGTGGTGGGGGTGAAGGTGCCGGCCGGTCGGCGGGCGTTGGCGGTGGATCTGGCGGTGGCGGCGCTGGGGGCGGTGGTGTTGCCGTGCACGCCGGGGCACGGGCGGCGTGATCTGCTGGCGGTGTGGGGGACGGCGCGGGTGGATGCGGTGGTAACGGTGCCGGAGTGGAAGGCGCTGGTGGACGGGTTGCGGCCGGAGTTGCCGGACCTGCACGAGGTGGTGGTGCTGGGGGCGGAGCCGTGGCCGGAACAGCCGGGGTGGGCACCGGCGGCGGTGGACGCGGAGGCGCCGGCCCGGATCCTGCTGTCCTCGGGGTCGGAGGCCGTGCCGAAACTGATCGCGTACTCGCACAACGCGCTGGCCGGGGGGCGCGGGCGGTACGTGGAGCGGGTGTTGGGGACGGTGGACGGTGCGCCGCCGCGGGTGCTGCTGCTGGTGAGCCCGGCGACGGCGTACGGTTCGCTGGCGGTGGTGGCGCTGGTGCGGTGCGGGGCGACCGTGCTGCTGCCGGACGGGGACCGGTTCGATCCGGCGGAGGCGGTGGCGGCCGTGGGGCGGTGGCGGCCGACGCACCTGGCGGCGGTGCCGACCATGTTGCGCCGGATGGCGGAGCAACTGCCGCTTCCGGGCGAGGACTTGTCCTCGCTGCAGGCCGTGGTGTCGAGTGCGGCGGCGCTGTCTCCGGCGGTGCTGGGCGCGGCCCTGCGGCGGTTCGGGTGTCCGGTGGTGAACGTGTACGGGGCCAGTGACGGGCTGAACTGCCATGCCCGGTGGACGGATCCGGACGGTGACGTGCTGCGGGTGGGCCGGCCGGATCCGGCGGTGGCGGAGTTCCGGGTGTGCGGGCCGGACGGGCGGCCGGTGCCGGCGGGAGTACCGGGCGAGTTGCAGGCGCGCGGGCCGATGACGCCGCTGTGCCACGTCGGGGAGCCCGAGTTGGACGCCCGGCTGCGGGTCGACGGGGGCTGGGTCCGCTCGGGCGACCGGGGGGTGCTGGAGCCGGACGGTTCGCTGCGGGTGCTGGCCCGGATCAAGCAGATGGTGAACCGGGGCGGGGTGTCGATCTCCACGGCGGAGGTGGAACGGCTGCTGGAGGGGCACCCGGAGGTGGTGGAGGCGGTGTGCGTGCCGGTGCCGGACCCGGACCTCGGCGAACGGATGTGCGTCTGTGCGGTGCCGCGCGGGGACGGGCTGACGCTCGGCGAACTGACGGTGTTCCTGGTCGAGTTGTGCGGCCTGGAGCGGTACAAGCTGCCGGAGCGGCTGGTGCTGCTGGAGCAGTTGCCGGTGGGCGCGTCGGGGAAGCCGGACCGGCGGGTGATCGCGGAGCTGGCGGCGGCGGCCGGGCGGGAGACGGAGGCGGTGGAGGCAGTGGAGGCGGTGGGCTGA
- a CDS encoding DegT/DnrJ/EryC1/StrS family aminotransferase produces the protein MTTTTAAATIPFFPPDLFEDDRDLLLDTVREIATDPAQRFILGERTARFEELLRTDLGAGDVIACGSGTTALTLILRAMGITAGDEVIVPAFGCAPLANTVLGVGATPVFADIDPHTLVMDPDAAEALITPRTKALMPAHMFSVMADMPRLRALATRHGLRLIEDSAVAQGAVLDGRPAGTWGDAGVFSFVQVKSFGGPGEGGVVVTSDPELARTVRMLRNHGQDGTHRFRHHLVGLNSRFDEILAAFQLRRHPGLAARLARRAEIATHYTRHFTPLATRGILPPPPGTDGRCYYVYTLLAERRDDLHRHLAAHHVDGHVYYPQPLPHQPAFAHTAAPGGHWPNAERAARQCLSLPVYPHLTDAEVERITTAVLTFPT, from the coding sequence ATGACCACCACGACCGCCGCCGCCACCATCCCGTTCTTCCCGCCCGACCTCTTCGAGGACGACCGCGACCTGCTGCTCGACACCGTCCGCGAGATCGCCACCGACCCCGCCCAGCGCTTCATCCTCGGCGAACGCACCGCCCGCTTCGAGGAGTTGCTGCGCACCGACCTCGGCGCCGGAGACGTCATCGCCTGCGGCAGCGGCACCACCGCCCTCACCCTGATCCTGCGCGCCATGGGCATCACCGCCGGCGACGAGGTGATCGTCCCGGCCTTCGGCTGCGCCCCGCTCGCCAACACCGTCCTCGGCGTCGGCGCCACCCCGGTCTTCGCCGACATCGACCCGCACACCCTGGTCATGGACCCGGACGCGGCCGAGGCCCTGATCACCCCCCGCACCAAGGCTCTGATGCCCGCCCACATGTTCTCCGTGATGGCCGACATGCCACGCCTGCGCGCCCTCGCCACCCGGCACGGCCTCCGCCTGATCGAGGACTCCGCCGTCGCCCAGGGCGCCGTCCTGGACGGCCGCCCGGCCGGCACCTGGGGCGACGCGGGCGTCTTCTCCTTCGTCCAGGTGAAGTCCTTCGGCGGCCCCGGTGAAGGCGGCGTCGTCGTCACCTCCGACCCCGAACTCGCCCGCACCGTCCGGATGCTGCGCAACCACGGCCAGGACGGCACGCACCGCTTCCGCCACCACCTGGTCGGCCTCAACAGCCGCTTCGACGAGATCCTCGCCGCCTTCCAACTCCGCCGCCACCCCGGCCTGGCCGCCCGCCTCGCCCGCCGCGCCGAGATCGCCACCCACTACACCCGGCACTTCACCCCCCTCGCCACCCGCGGCATCCTCCCGCCCCCGCCCGGCACCGACGGCCGCTGCTACTACGTCTACACCCTGCTCGCCGAACGCCGCGACGACCTCCACCGCCACCTCGCCGCCCACCACGTCGACGGCCACGTCTACTACCCCCAACCCCTGCCCCACCAGCCCGCGTTCGCCCACACCGCCGCCCCCGGCGGCCACTGGCCGAACGCCGAACGGGCGGCCCGTCAGTGCCTCTCCCTGCCGGTCTACCCGCACCTGACGGACGCCGAGGTGGAGCGGATCACCACCGCGGTCCTGACCTTCCCCACCTGA